The following proteins come from a genomic window of Achromobacter sp. AONIH1:
- a CDS encoding VOC family protein, producing the protein MTPDASTAATARLAVHSVDEFVFSVPDLEAARQFYASFGLDVRDEDGGLALYAFGHPQRWGRIRQAAGRKRLLWLSLGIHAGDAPRFAERLDQQGIARITAPAGADDGGIWISGPDGLPLQLRAAPKSSPSAPAPQTPPQPCANAGRAPARSRAPRVQPLYLSHILLFSADVARATRFYVDVLGLRVSDTSGDVIAFLHSPHGSDHHLIALAKSGGLGLHHTSWCVASLDDVGLGMEQMSAAGHGEGWGVGRHVLGSNYFRYVRDPWGSYAEYSYDIDFVAPGAPWPATDHPPEDALYVWGPALPPDFITNHEQDG; encoded by the coding sequence ATGACCCCAGACGCATCGACCGCAGCCACGGCGCGGCTTGCCGTGCATTCGGTGGACGAGTTCGTGTTCAGCGTTCCCGACCTGGAAGCCGCGCGGCAGTTCTATGCGAGCTTCGGCCTGGACGTGCGCGACGAGGACGGCGGACTGGCGCTGTACGCCTTCGGCCATCCGCAGCGCTGGGGCCGCATCCGGCAGGCAGCGGGACGCAAGCGGCTGTTGTGGCTCAGCCTGGGCATCCACGCGGGGGACGCGCCGCGCTTCGCCGAACGCCTGGATCAGCAGGGCATCGCGCGCATCACCGCGCCCGCCGGCGCGGACGATGGCGGCATCTGGATCTCCGGTCCCGACGGCCTGCCGCTACAGCTGCGCGCCGCGCCCAAGTCCTCGCCGTCGGCGCCGGCGCCGCAGACCCCGCCACAGCCCTGCGCCAATGCCGGCCGCGCCCCCGCCCGCAGCCGCGCGCCGCGCGTTCAGCCGCTGTACCTGTCGCACATCCTGCTGTTCAGCGCCGATGTGGCGCGGGCCACGCGCTTCTATGTGGACGTGCTCGGCCTGCGCGTGTCGGACACGTCCGGCGACGTGATCGCCTTTCTGCACAGCCCGCATGGCAGCGACCATCACCTGATCGCGCTGGCCAAGTCCGGCGGCCTGGGCCTGCACCACACCAGCTGGTGCGTGGCCTCGCTGGATGACGTGGGCCTGGGCATGGAACAGATGAGCGCGGCGGGCCATGGCGAGGGCTGGGGCGTCGGCCGCCACGTGCTGGGCTCCAACTACTTCCGCTACGTGCGCGACCCCTGGGGCAGCTACGCCGAGTATTCCTACGACATCGATTTCGTCGCGCCCGGCGCGCCATGGCCCGCGACCGACCATCCGCCCGAGGACGCGCTGTACGTCTGGGGGCCTGCCCTGCCCCCGGACTTCATCACGAACCACGAACAGGACGGCTGA
- a CDS encoding RNA polymerase sigma factor, which produces MAAITEARPAEIRAGAAGAGEPTALQRFIASHYDDLRCRLVAYLGSEDLAGDSLHDVWLRLATSQAAEVRNPGAYVFRMACNLAVDGLRQGWREVGQDGDDAGLLADDAPGPAQVAEARSELLSCMRALQALPSRRQAILLARSVEDLSPREVALRYGITVDSVMGEVRRARQTLGAPQALRAGAGSRQPRCLSA; this is translated from the coding sequence ATGGCCGCCATCACCGAGGCCCGCCCGGCGGAAATCCGGGCGGGCGCCGCCGGCGCGGGCGAGCCGACGGCGCTGCAGCGTTTCATCGCCAGCCACTATGACGACCTGCGTTGCCGGCTGGTGGCCTACCTGGGCAGCGAGGACCTGGCCGGCGACAGCCTGCACGATGTCTGGCTGCGCCTGGCCACCAGCCAGGCGGCCGAGGTGCGCAATCCGGGCGCCTACGTGTTCCGCATGGCCTGCAACCTGGCCGTGGACGGCCTGCGCCAGGGCTGGCGCGAAGTCGGCCAGGACGGCGATGACGCCGGCCTGCTGGCCGACGACGCGCCGGGTCCGGCGCAGGTGGCCGAGGCGCGCTCGGAGCTGCTGTCCTGCATGCGCGCCCTGCAGGCCCTGCCCAGCCGCCGCCAGGCCATCCTGCTGGCCCGCAGCGTGGAAGACCTGTCGCCGCGCGAAGTGGCGCTGCGCTACGGCATCACCGTGGACAGCGTCATGGGCGAGGTGCGGCGCGCGCGCCAGACGCTGGGGGCGCCGCAGGCGCTGCGGGCGGGCGCGGGGTCCCGCCAGCCTCGTTGCCTGTCGGCGTAG